GTATCATGTGTCATATAACCAACAGATCACAAAccatcgtagcatagaagagtaacacatagaatatATCAGAACacaaacaagctcaactctaactgaatgacacacccctcaacactaaCAGCGCTGAGTCAATAAATCCgacctggtgtagaatacacatcctcattgggcccaCCAGTGAGCCTCCAATTCAATTCCGATCATccccaaatagataaataacccttcatccacaatgacctaaccataacacatactgccatctggctaactttggccacacttcacagtccgcaaccacgaaacaatatgcttctaagaactcccagtctccaaatctatagaacacatgaatcaccatagcggatcccaactccaccacttgaATGACTaccacatctctcatacacaatcatcccactaGAAATACTTTTATAATACTCCCGCGCGCgtcacatagcaaaatctgaatataagccatcgatcaaccaggcgagtaccgcaataaaAATGAAGCATCTGaagtcaaaacatagtgcgccttatAAAatattcatgaccttccctccaaaCTGAACcgccaccttgtacatgcaaatctcaatcctacagAATGCACCGCATCTATCacgccatcatatgaaaacacgagaacTCTATTATcaactccgagtcacaagcagaatacatactcaattagctagaaaacttccacttgatcccatccatgagaaaatcccaatacgcaacatactCCTCATACCGGTAGGAAATATCTAGCTCAAGCCGTGGTAGGAATCATCTAGAACTCCTCGAAACCCATTAGCACAAGACCAAGCTATTAGACTGAATCCCTCTATCTCAACCAAGTCAAGCAagttgccaaacccaagagtatcgCCACAAAACACAAgtaaagcctcaccacatcataagaaccaaaagaaccgatcattTCCATTACCATGCTGATCCGACCTACCACCAAGTTGTCCTGTTTCTCCAAGTTCTCCGAATTGCCTCCAAGTTAAtgcttctccttgccagaacaccacgatccttacccaaagcttacCACAAGAGATTTAGCATGAAATCATGTCGTCTtaaagcccataagccattgtattccctcttgAGCACCCAAAATATTGCATTCGagttacccactctgaagagaccttatgtgaatctaaatCTGTTTCGCTTAATCTCTCTTAAACTGAAATACACAATCCGTAATAGAAATACCGTGAGtaccgacaccatccaatgcaaatctcaaatcttagccatatacaaatccgaaaaattctcaaatgccacatatgaatcttgaactcattagaaccttctcgagaatTATCCACCcccattcaaatctcaaataCACCGCCCAAAATGAGccaaacgacctgtgccccattagcacaccaacgcCCAAAGGAGTAAACCACACAATTAAGCAACCAAGTAAATCCCTTTTCTCAGTACATTACATTCACCACAAACAATAAACCTAAACCATTACAAGacttccatatatccataaggtcTAATAAATTAtacatccagaaatttccttgcttaagttATCCTCAAAACtagcctctacaagtcataaccgatccataagtatgcctcagaccgaaaccaatacaatacataaccatgcaatcaaatcgtcaatagcagactctggcttaaagccatagaacaaaacatccaataactcacaatacccatactctattactgccataatcccgcattgagattcaactaaatccttcataagctcatgcaacacaaactataaaatacctcaaatcatatgctaagctcgcattcatcctagTGACAGTCAAGTCGACTTTCTCGACTGATCCAAATCAATCGCAACACATATAAGCCACCGGTAtaaagaaactctccacataatatcataagaatcacacatccgtagaccaGCCCGCAGGAGGTAACCcatctgcttagcctcaaattggcatttcACTATGCCCTACCATGTCCACGACCAtcatgaaatcacttaatcttaccgagtctaaactcgtcaacaagacaaAAGAATCCATTTCATCCCATAACTGGACAACATGAAATATCCCTCAACACGATCATAACTCGGGATagtacaacacatcaagacagaaatcaagcatccaatagtccttttcacatcccaagcaacCCTTCTCGTCATATCAAAGCCATCTAAACTCATCCCTCCGTCACCTCATATTCATCATATAACTATCCAATCACTCATCGAGACATAAATCCCTCTCTTAGGGATACTACTGGACATACAAGCCCAAAAGCATCGAGCCCAAACTACGGTCCAcctctggcctcaagtcctctagactggcccatcactaaaacacaaaaaacacatctcgcacctcatctatGAAATTGCAAGccatcgatgcacaactgatatcgagtgcTCGACATAACCTACGAGTGAGTGAAAGGAATTCAAGGgatacacttcaagctgaatcaataccgcatgataaggaaagaaagataggaagtttatcctaaatgccatgtagcctctcaaagatagatatggacgtcatcatacggatttgcaagactctactagacacttgctcatgactcgtagaacctatgaacctagagctctaataccaacttttcacgacccaaaatttggttagtcgtgatggcacctaacctaacccgctaggtaagccaattaacagtcAACACATCTCAAATAAGATACGTAGATGTGTTGTATGTAGAATgagaaagtaaaggaaagtaCTACTGAAGTAAACCACAACTTATGCTTCTACAAACAACTTTGGACAAACCTTTCAAAGATAAATATGACGCAACATAGCCAAGTACTCAATCCGAATAGCAAAATAAGGATTAACAATACCAATAaacggtacgacatcacccttcgctcttttactctcatcctcacaacaTGATATAAGAGCAAACACAAAAACACCCTTCATGCTTATCCTCACCTTCTCTAAAGTACGGTAACACCCTTCGTACAATGATATTGATATGAAGAAAGCATGAAAACACCCTTCATGCAcaatcactcttcctcacaagcatggaaatacccttcgtgcaattctctcttcctcaccaagcatcaAGCATAATGAAGTACCAAACAAGGTGGGAAACATAAACAACATCAAGGATAATATTTGAACATAAATTTCCATATGGGAATTTACCAACACATGTGCACCAATAACCAAATCGATAATTAAATAGTTTAACGCCTAATATCTAAAAACGCTCAACATAGATAATAACATGGATAAGAGAAAATGAAGAGTTTAATAATCTATATATGGAATGGAAGACATAATACATAAAGTATTATGATACAAATAAAGCTAACATTGTCCGCACGCTTATCCCATAGTgaacgcatatacactcgtcaccttgcatatacgccgcCCCCACACATAGATCATATACCAAATAGACTCAATTACACCCAAATTACCTCAAATAAAGGTTagccaagacacttacctctttttgGAACAGGATCAACAATCCAACATTGTTTTCCCTATAGAACAAGCCTCCAAGCCacccaaatctagtcaaatattactcaaataagtcaaaacaagctttaggaACTACCCTAGTATAAAAAAGGTTAGATATTTATCATATTTAAAAAGGTCAACAaaaaaaaagtcaactcgggctcACATGGTGATCTGTTTCaagatccgacctcaatttgaggtctcaATCTTAAATTTACAAAATCCTAAATCAACCCAAAACCCCTATTTCTACTCTATGAAATCTTAGATTTAATAATGAAAATCCATGAAAAAGTAATAGGAATTGAACAAAAACAAGTTGAAGTTACCGACCTATGAAATTAGGAAGGAATTGCTCTCCAAAATTTCCTCTATGTGGAATCTAGTTCTTAAAGATGGGGTAAAATTAGCTAAGTCTTGAAATACCAACCTTTTACCCACATGCAGGTATCGTAATTGCAAACTCTTGTTCGTAATGGTGATGTTCGCAATGGTGATGTTCGCAAAAGAAAACCACTGACTGTAAAGGCGAACAATGCCTGAGCCCCTATAATGTCACAAATACGAAGTACTAGCCCCTCACAAAAGCGAACAAagtttcgcaaatgcaaagttatCCCTCTACTCtccagtgtcgcaattgcgacataatTCTCGCAATTGTGAATTCCACCACCTCGCAAAAGCGACCAGAGCTTCGTAAATGCGAAGCTTTCCTGACCCTACCCAGCATCGCAAAtacgaggctcgcatttgcgaatataCCCTCGCAAATGCAAGGTCTGCAACATCAACAAATTCCAGCCTTGCCAAAACAGTCtgaaacttatccaaaactcacctgagtccTTCAGATCCAattcaaacatccacacaagtataataacgtCATACGAACTCGTACGTAgctcaaattatcaaaataatatctaaattcaagaattaaacatcaaacttcaaagaacttcaaagttcatactttaaatttccaattttcacatCAAGCGCCGAAATGGTCTCGGTTCACCTGGGACCctaaccaaacatgcgtacaagtctaAAATTATTATAAGAACCTATCGGACTCGTCAAAATACAtatccgaggttgtttaccacTAATGTTGACAGTGGTCAACTCTAGCTATTTTCAAGTTTAAAAATCaagttttctttaaaaattcatatttagACTTTTCGAAAATTAGCacggaccacgcacgcaagtcataaatcatcaaatttttCTATAAAAGGTCTCAAATCATTAAAACGtgagctagtactcaaaataacCTATCATGTCGTTACATTcaccacctctaaaagaaacgttcgtcctccaacggacatagaaatgtacctggactggtaaaaaggtgCAAATATCTACTCCTCATGCCCGACTCAGATTTAGACTCCCAAGCAGCCTCCTCAATCAACTGATTCTCCAACGCACTTTCACAAAAGGAATATccttagatctcaactttcgaacctgccgatctagaATCGCCACCGActcttcctcataagtcaaatcctcataAAGTTGTATCGTGCTGAAGTCCAGAACATGTGACTTATCTTCATGGTACTTTCAAATCATGGAAAAATAAAATACCGAATGTACCCttgctaggctaggaggcaatgcaaacCTATAAGCAAATCCTTAACTCTCTCCAGGATCTCAAACGGGTCAATAAACCTCggcctcaacttgcccttctttccaaatcacatcacgcccttcataggcaaaacttagagaagaaccttctcacccttcATGTAAgccacatcacaaaccttcctatcagcataactcttttgtctggactgagttgtacgaagccgctcctgaattaatttcaccttctccaaagcatcacaaacTAAATCCTTTCCCAACAGTACAACCTCATCAGGCTCAAGCCAACCAATCATAGAATGATACCGTTTCCCATATAAGACCTCATAAGAATCCATTTAGATACTTAGACTGATAGTTATTGTTTtaggcaaactctgctagaggtagaaactggtcccattgACCTCTGAAATCAATAGTGCATGCCTTAACATATTCTTCAAAACTTGAACGgtccgctcggactgcccatctatctgagggtgaaatgtaaTATTCAACTgaacctgcgtgcccaactcatgaTGCACAATATTCCAGAAGTATGAAGTGAACTGCGTGCCATGGTCTTAAATGGGCATACTATGCATGCGAATAATCCCCCTGATGTAAATAtaagccaaccgctctgaagagtaagaaGTTATCACCGGGATAAAATGTGTAGACATGGTCAACcggtcgacaatgacccaaacaacatcatacttcctcaaggtccgtggtaagCATATcataaagtccatagtgatgcactcccacttccactcctgTATCACCAACTTCTAAATCAAACCATAGGGTTTCTGATGTTGATACTTCACcagttgacaattcaaacaccgagatacatgcccaataatgtctttcttcatcttttgccaccaataatgctgcttcaagtcacgatacatcttcgtgacatGTGGGTGAATAGAATTtcgtgaactatgagcctcctcaaggatcaactttCTTAAACCATCGATATTCgaaacacaaatacgaccctgaaGCTGCATAAAACCATCATCCCTAATCACAACCTTCCTAGCACTACCCCGCTGCACCGTGTCTTTTaataccaacaagtgaggatcatcaaactggcgagccttgatgcgCCCTGATAGAGATGACTGTGCCATAATACAAGCAAGAACCCTACTacgctccgaaatatccaacctcatgaacgtgttatccaaggtctgaacatccatagccaatgGTCTTTCTGCTGTCGGTATaaatgccaaactgcccatgctcTCCGCCGTCCTACTCAATGTATCATCCATTATATTAGCCTTCCCCAGTGAtaaaatatggtgatatcatagtctttcaataactccaaccatctccactgcctcaaattaagatctttttgcttgaatagatgctggagactctgatgattGGTGTAGGCCTCACATAAAACGCCGTATAAGtactgcctccaaatcttgagtgcgttcacaatggctgctaactctaaatcatgcacataGTAGTTTTTCTCATGGATATTCAACTGACgagacacataggcaatcactctaccatcctgcatcaatatcgTGCCAAGTCTATGCGATGCATTAGAATACACAGTGTACGACCGCAAACCTGTGGGAAACACCAATATTGGGGATGTAATTAGGGCAATCTTAAGCTTATGAAATCTCTCCTTATACCCATCgaaccatctgaaaagagcactCTTCTGAGTTAATTTAGTCATTAGGGTTGAGATAAatgagaacccctccacgaaACAACGATAGTAGCCCGCCAAACACAAAAAACTCTGAATCTAAgtagctaaagtaggtctaggtcaATTATAAACTACCTATATCTACTTGGGATCCACCTTGATAGCATCAAAATACAAAACATGACCCAATAAGGCAATTcagtccaaccagaactcacacttagaaaatttggcatatatcCGATGATCCTTCAAAGCCTGAAGTACAATCCGTAGGTATTTCTCATGCCCCTCTCTACTACGAgagtaaaccagaatatcattaatgaatacaatcacaaaggaatccaaataaggcatGGACACTTGATTCATCAAATACATAAAGGATGCTGGAGAATTAGccaaaccaaatgacatcaccaagaactcttaatgaccataacgagtcctaaaagttgtcttagggacatctaaTTCCTTAATTTTCACCTCATGGttgccagatctcaaatcaatcttggaaaatatcTTGGCactctgaagctggtcaaataaaacATCAATCCTAGGTAATTGATACTTGTTCtggatggtaaccttgttcaactgccgatagtcaatgcacatcctcatcgagaCGTCCTTCCTCTTAACAAACAACaccggcgcaccccaaggtgaaacattCGGTCTagtgaaacccttatcaagcaaatcatgTAACTGCTCTTTTAGTTCCTTCAACTCGACTGGatccatacagtatggtggaatagaaataggttgagtgcccgaaaccaaatcaatacaaaagtcaatatccttgttcAGTGGCATGTCCGACATATCTGCAAGAGACACCTCTGGCAACTCCCTCACTACCGGCACTGAATCACCGAAGAAACCTCTATACTAGAATCCTGGATGTAAGCCAAAtacgctagacaccccttctcaagCATAttttgagccttcaaatatgaaactgCCCTACTAGTGGAATGACCAAGGGTCCCTCTCCACTATAATCTAGGCGACCCCGGCATGGCTAAagtcacagtcttggcatgacaatccaagataACATGATATAAGGACAACCAATCATACCAAGGATGAtctcaaagtccaccatattcaGCAACAAAAGATCATCTACAATATTAAAATCGTTAATAGTAACACAAAACCGGTACACCTGATTAACcattatggaatctctaactGGTGTAGACACCAAAACAAGGACATCaagagaatcatgaggcataCTCAAGTGCGAAGAAAACTATGAAGACATATAAGATTATGTAGAACCCAGATTAAACAACatggaagcatctctatgacagactgagaTAATACCTATAGTAACTACATTGGATGACTCTGCCTCGTGCCTACCTAAAAATTCATAACAACGAGCCCGTACCCAAATCCCACCAACCTGTCATcctctaggatgacctctcactgaatggcctccacctctaactaacTGGCCTTCACCTCTAGCTATCTGGCCCCTGCCTCTAACTAGatgagcgggtggtgaagcaaccggtgccagaATCATGGCACGAGTACCTTATTATGACATACTGCTCTGTGACCTAGGGCAAACCCTCGTGACATGCCTCAGATCAACACACATATAGCAATCCCTCTGCTAATGTGGTTTCTGAATCTGGATCTGCCCCCTGACGACCCAAATAACCACCATGGCAACTATATATTGGAGGTGTACTAACGGGAGCTGGAGGTGCACTGTATGCTAGCTGCTCGGAACGAGGTCAATAAGAACTGTGGCTACCTAATATACCATGTGTGACCTGTAGTGCTGACTATACCGGCCTGATAGGATGGCCTTTACCAAATAAACCCTGCGTCTAGACGAGGCACCATTGAATCCTTCAAAATAACGAGGTCTATTGTCAGAGGTCGTCTCCCTCGCCTGGGATCTAATGTGCTCAATCCTCCTGGTGATCTCCACTACCTGAGTAAAACAAATCTCAGTCTCGGCCTCtctggccatctgaagtctgatgcCATATATAAGACCCTTTGATGAACCACCGCACCTTCTCCCTTTTAGTAGGGACCATGATAGCTTCATGGTTAGAAAAGTCCATAAATCTAGTCTCATAGTGAGTGACGATCATGCTACCCTACTAGAGGCGCTCGAACTGCTGCGCAACTCATCTCTCTCAGTGCAgggaataaacttctccaagaataacTGCGAAAACTGAGTACATGTAAAGGAGGTGATCTTGCTACTAGCCTAGATCATTaacctgccaccacctcttggcagaaccatgCATTTGAAAGACGGTGAAATCTACTCTATTGGACTCTACTAGTCCAAATTCTACAAAATCTTATGGCAACGGTCCAAGAAGTCTCGGGCATCCTCTGAAGGTGCACCGCTAAAGTGAGAGAGAAACAACTTAGTGAACCTGTCCAACCTCTTCAGCTCATCAGCTGACATCGCAGGCATGTCCCCAGGCTATGTAACAGTAATATGCCAAACCACCCTAACCAGTAGAACTCCTGTGCTCTGATAACCATGGACCATCTGCTTTGGGATATGAGTAGCGGGAGCCTGAACTCCTCCCCCGGCCTTCGAAATAGCTGGTGCAGGAAACACACTAGCATAAGACATACTCTCTATGAAGCCGACCATGCGGACTAAGGCGTACTGAAGCACTAGGGTAGTAATGAACACCTATGGGGCTTGAGCCGGTCCTACTAGCTCAACCTAGTCTAGAACCTCATCATCCTGAGCTATTTGAGACTCAGCTACAGGTACCGTTGCGTGTGCTCTAGGTTGAGCTCTACCTCTTCCTTTTCCCTTGCCCTAGCCTCGGCCCCTATCCCTGGTATTGACTATAATCTAGGGCTCTGGCTCGTGATTAGCTATGGGTAaagcacatgtcctcaccatctatgagagaataagagaagaaagattCAAGCCTTATGATAGAACAAAGtcacacgatagagaaagaaaaaaagtaaaggttcctaaagccttatagcctctagaagataagtacaaacgtctccataccaatcctCAAGACACTACCAAGCTttttcatgactcgtgagacctatgtagccTAGAGCTCCGAtactaacttatcacgacccaaaatcccaaccctcggggttgtgatgacacctaacaccgCTTGTTAGGCAAGTCAACATGTACAACAAATACGAAAGGAATGAGACTAATGGTTAACAGCAAAAATGATAATATATAGTAAAAATAACTCAAACGCGTACATAATAAGTCTAAAGATCAACGCTTATGATCAACCATCTTAAGACGCGGAGTcatgagtacatgagctactagagtttaataaatatattatcttgaaagaaatacaatattgTCTGGTAAATGAAACAGTACAGAAGAATGGAAAAATGACTCTAAGGCCTACGAACGGTATGCATCTCTCTACCTTGAGTTGTCTATCTGGTATCCGCTAAGAACCTCTCGGGACTCCACTGGTACCAACGTCtgaatctacacaagaagtgcagaagtgtagtataagtataatcgacccaatgtactctgtaagtgtcgagcctaacgtcgacgaggtagtgacggggctaagacaagacacttacATATAAACCTATGTAGTTAAATAACGAGAAATAACGAGATGATAAATAAATTATCAAGTAAGATGACAAAATAACAACATATGAATGAGCCAACAAGTACGTAATTACAAGGATGCAGAACGAGAAAGTAATACTGAAGTAAACCATAACTTATgcttctacaaacaactccgaacAAACCTTTCAAAGATAATTACGATGCAACATAGCCAAGTACTCAATCCGAATAGCAAAATGAGGATTAACAATACCAacaaacggcacggcatcacccttcgtacttttactttCATCTTCACAACATGATATAATAGCTAGCACAGAAATACCCTCCATGCTTATCCTCACCTTCTTTCAAGCACGGTAACGCCCTTCGTGCAATGATATTAATATATGAAGAAAGCACAGAAACAACCTTCGTGCATAatcactcttgctcataagtagGTAAACAACCTTCGTGcaattcactcttcctcaccaagcataaaGCATAACGCAATACCATGCATGGTGGGAAACATAAACAACATCAAGGATAATATTGAACATAATTCACCATATGAGAATTTACCAACACATGTGTACCAATAACCAAATCAATAATTCAATACTCTTAACGCCCAACATCTCAATAAGCTCAACATAGATAATAACATGGATAAGAAAAATCAAAGAGTTTAATATTCTATCTAGGGCATGGAAGACATAATACATAAATTAACATGGTACAAGTAAAGCTAACACATGGCcaacgtatatacactcgtcaccttgcatatatatCATCCCCGCATagatcacgtagcaaatagaatCAATTGCACCCTAAGTCCCTCAAATCAAAGTTAACCCTGACACTTACCGCTTTTCGAAATAAGATCAACAATCCAACACGACTTTCCCTTTAGAACAACCCTCCAAACCacccgaatctagtcaaatattactTAAATAAGTCAAAATAAGCTTTGGGAACTACCTTAGTATAAAAAAGGTTTGATCTTTATCatatttgaaaaagtcaacaaaacatTAAAGTTACTAACCTTTGAAGTAAGGAAGAAGATGCTCTCCAAAATTTTCTCTATATAGAGTCTAGGTCTTAAAGATGGAGTAAATGAGCTAAGTCCTGAGATCTCACTCTTTTACCCATttgcaggtatcgcaattgcaatCTCCTGTTCACAGTTATGATGTTCGCAAAATCAAACCCTTGATCAAAAATGCGAGCAACGCCTGAGCCACTCTGACGTCACAAATGCGATAtaaccttcgcaattgcgaaggaccAACCCCTCACAAAAGCAAAAAaagctttgcaaatgcgaagttgTCCCTCTACTCtccagtgtcgcaattgcgacatgatTCTCACAATTGCGAATTCCACCACCTTGCAAAACAGACCAGAGGTTCCCAAATGCGAAGCTGCCCAGCCCCTACCCAACATCGCAAATGtgaggctcgcatttgcaaatagctcatcgcaaatgcgaggtctgcaGCACCAGCAAATTCCAGCCTTGCTAAAACAGTCTGAAACTCATTCGAACCCTTCGGTATCCAATTCAAACATCCACATAAGTataataatatcatacaaactcgctcgtaagctcaaattatcaaaataatatctaaattcaagaatcaaacatcaaaactcaaagaacttcaaagttcaaaattcaaatttccaattttcacatTGAGCGCTGAAAGGGCTTCGGGTCACCCGggaccccaatcaaatatgcgtacaagtacaaaatcatcatacgaacatacaAAAATTGTCATAACACCGATCCGAGATTGTTTACCAATAATATAGACTGTGGTCCACTCTAACCATTTTcaagttcaaaaattaatttttaaaaaataattcacaTTTAGACTTTTCGAAAATTAACACGGACCATGCACGCAATTTATAAATTATCATAAAGTACTATGaaaggtctcaaatcataaaaaatGGAGCTAGTATTCAAAACGACATGTCAGATCGTACATAATTGGAGAGTTGTGTCTCGATCTATCCATCTGCACTTTTTAGAGGTTTCATAGACATAGTTGAGTCAAAGATTTAGAGTTCAGGTGATATAATGCTTTATCTGGTATT
This sequence is a window from Nicotiana tomentosiformis chromosome 5, ASM39032v3, whole genome shotgun sequence. Protein-coding genes within it:
- the LOC138892726 gene encoding uncharacterized protein: MDDTLSRTAESMGSLAFIPTAERPLAMDVQTLDNTFMRLDISERSRVLACIMAQSSLSGRIKARQFDDPHLLVLKDTVQRGSARKVVIRDDGFMQLQGRICVSNIDGLRKLILEEAHSSRNSIHPHVTKMYRDLKQHYWWQKMKKDIIGHVSRCLNCQLVKYQHQKPYGLI